A stretch of Candidatus Kryptoniota bacterium DNA encodes these proteins:
- a CDS encoding zf-HC2 domain-containing protein: MKNSCRYHDLADRFVHDELSTDERKDFENHIVTCSECSNETNGLLRLKAFVGSAYPVQLDETFNYRVLTSLRAERETSVAKEMPEALGDIAISLVTLLAIALLGLQLFSPTPRIAPVEMVGGLTTTEQLSLEPSNLSNDQVVEIALRSK; this comes from the coding sequence ATGAAGAATAGTTGTCGTTATCACGATCTTGCCGACAGATTTGTTCACGATGAACTATCGACTGACGAGAGAAAGGACTTCGAGAACCACATTGTAACCTGCAGTGAGTGTTCAAATGAGACTAACGGCCTTCTCCGTCTCAAGGCTTTTGTCGGAAGCGCCTACCCTGTTCAGCTCGATGAGACTTTTAACTATCGAGTCTTGACATCGTTGAGAGCTGAGCGAGAAACTTCCGTCGCGAAGGAAATGCCCGAGGCACTGGGTGATATTGCCATCAGCCTGGTGACGCTTCTGGCGATAGCCCTTCTAGGGCTTCAGCTGTTTTCGCCGACGCCGAGGATCGCGCCTGTCGAAATGGTCGGAGGACTCACAACTACCGAACAGCTTTCTCTCGAACCGTCCAATCTATCCAACGATCAAGTAGTTGAAATTGCTCTGAGGAGTAAGTAG
- a CDS encoding efflux RND transporter periplasmic adaptor subunit, with protein sequence MSKNRKRAFAFIAVVVILLALFSYFRIRANASDPIRNARPIPVVQVATSQRGSISRTIQFTGDIEAYQTANIYPKVNGNLEVESVNIGDYVQKGQLLALIDTTIYSENVGQARGTYMQAEATLTNAKITYERNKSLLDQNLIAKQDLDNSETAYKVAEAQEGAAEANYKNAATQLSYCRITATFAGYITRRYFDPGVYVTSSTNSQGSTLFTLAEIQKVKIMVNVLEDDVQHLGNVTAADVTVGAYPNQVFKGIITRVSQQFDLATRTMPVEVDLDNSEHLLKPGMFANINLVLAQQNNALVLPVQDVMKDDSGSFVYILAKDTTVHKTYVKVGISQDNRDEILSGISDSDRILTVGQDLVNNGMKVRVTR encoded by the coding sequence ATGAGCAAGAACAGAAAACGCGCGTTCGCTTTTATTGCCGTCGTAGTAATTCTCCTTGCGCTTTTCTCTTATTTCAGGATCAGGGCCAATGCCAGTGATCCGATAAGGAATGCAAGACCGATTCCGGTGGTCCAAGTCGCGACCAGTCAGCGCGGCTCCATCTCGAGAACAATTCAGTTCACGGGCGATATTGAAGCTTATCAAACGGCTAACATCTATCCGAAGGTAAACGGCAACCTCGAGGTGGAATCTGTCAATATCGGAGACTACGTTCAGAAGGGACAGCTGCTCGCGCTGATCGACACTACTATCTATTCAGAAAACGTCGGACAAGCCAGAGGAACCTACATGCAGGCAGAGGCGACTCTGACGAACGCTAAGATCACGTACGAACGGAACAAGAGTTTGCTTGATCAAAACCTTATTGCGAAGCAGGACCTGGACAATTCAGAGACCGCGTACAAAGTGGCTGAGGCTCAGGAGGGGGCAGCGGAAGCAAATTACAAGAACGCGGCTACACAGCTCAGCTACTGCAGGATCACGGCAACGTTTGCCGGATATATAACAAGGCGCTATTTCGACCCGGGCGTATATGTCACCTCATCGACCAATTCACAAGGTTCGACGCTGTTTACACTTGCTGAAATACAAAAAGTCAAAATCATGGTGAATGTCCTGGAAGACGATGTCCAACACCTGGGGAATGTCACAGCAGCCGATGTCACTGTCGGCGCTTACCCCAACCAGGTATTCAAAGGAATTATCACAAGAGTGAGCCAGCAATTTGATCTTGCAACTAGAACGATGCCGGTAGAAGTCGACCTGGACAATTCAGAGCATTTGCTGAAGCCGGGTATGTTTGCAAACATAAACCTGGTCCTTGCGCAGCAGAACAATGCTCTTGTCTTACCTGTTCAGGATGTAATGAAAGATGATTCGGGCAGCTTTGTGTATATCCTGGCGAAAGATACCACGGTTCATAAGACCTATGTCAAAGTAGGAATCTCACAGGACAACCGTGATGAGATCCTTTCAGGAATTAGCGACTCCGATCGAATCTTGACAGTCGGTCAGGACCTGGTAAATAACGGAATGAAGGTAAGAGTGACGAGATGA
- a CDS encoding efflux RND transporter permease subunit, translated as MWLTRLALKYPISTLMGAIAIFVLGLVSFLQLPIDMLPNIQIPVVSVITFYNGAAPSDMEQSVTVPLERSVSSTNDVNYVQSQTREGVCRVYVYFNWDANTDVGLVDVIQKVNRTFSLLPTGVSQPVALRFDISNLPVCTVVLSSDMDERQLYDLAYNVIEPQIEHLDGVASAAVTGGRIREIHVVLDRNKIEALNLPLQDVTNAVAQSNLIIPSGDLKTGVFDYSLTTESQYNVVQPMGNMVVKVINGVPIRIKDIGHVDDSFQEQTEVVRVNGQHGVVLRVLKSPDANTVDVVDEVVKGIPRLQGVPPSVKSSLAFDQSQYIRQSIDSLQREAAMGALLAVIVILLFLRNVRSAIVIFVAIPLSILVTFIYFRFSSTTLNIMTLGGLALGVGRLVDDSIVELENITRHYNLMAKANVSRMQATLDAALEVAGPIFISTLTTVIVFLPVIFLSGVAKLLFLPLVLTITVALFGSFFVSRTVTPLLCYRIIQPEREIDPNSTRYIDRLRLSSKNFFEEVDNTYQQIIRYALRHKGYVVSGIAGFAILSFGLFMLVGTEFFPDSDESQFSISVKLPVGTRIEETEKYVTRVENVIRQNVPEVKTLIADLGIPSQKSGSLFSSNPGTYAANVQVQLIDPTKRDRTEAEIINALRPRLLAMAGARMYVTPGGFLHFLLNFGSAAPIDVEIMGFDIPTASRLAQQVSNMVRSTPGAVDVQISQDPNLPQLRVIVDRDKAGALGVNVGDVANTVATAIDGSVASLYQDPQNGNSYNILVRLDESDRNRIDDIRRLTVNSTSGQLVTLGNIANVVMSNSPVEIDRKYQQRIIDVTANVAGRDLGSVSADIQKKLNTLAVPSGFQIVQGGNIEQQNSTFKSLGLALMLAIIMVYMVMASQFQSLIDPFIIMFTIPLGIAGVVWALFLTNTTLSVTSFEGVIVMVGIVVSNGILLIDYINRLRKRGFELHEAVMTGGRTRLRPILMTSLATVFGLIPMAIGVGGEKSQAPLAIAVIGGLTASTFLTLIFVPALYTIFEEKFKRELKGQQEG; from the coding sequence ATGTGGTTAACTCGACTTGCGCTGAAGTATCCGATCTCGACGTTGATGGGGGCTATAGCCATCTTTGTCTTGGGGTTGGTGTCATTCCTACAACTTCCGATCGACATGCTCCCGAACATACAAATACCGGTCGTTTCTGTAATTACATTTTACAACGGCGCGGCTCCAAGCGACATGGAACAGTCTGTCACCGTGCCGTTAGAACGTTCCGTCAGCAGCACGAACGATGTCAATTACGTTCAATCCCAGACTCGTGAAGGCGTCTGTCGCGTCTATGTTTATTTCAACTGGGACGCAAACACGGATGTCGGACTCGTAGACGTTATTCAAAAGGTAAACAGGACTTTCAGCCTTCTTCCAACCGGCGTATCTCAGCCTGTCGCATTACGATTTGATATCTCAAATCTCCCTGTGTGCACCGTCGTTCTAAGCAGCGACATGGATGAACGGCAATTGTACGATCTTGCATACAACGTGATTGAGCCGCAGATAGAACATCTAGACGGTGTCGCGTCAGCGGCGGTCACCGGCGGTAGGATTCGTGAAATCCATGTCGTCCTGGACAGAAACAAGATTGAAGCGCTGAACCTCCCACTGCAAGATGTCACCAACGCTGTTGCCCAGTCGAACCTAATCATTCCGTCCGGAGATTTGAAGACCGGGGTCTTCGATTACTCGCTGACCACGGAAAGTCAGTACAACGTCGTCCAGCCGATGGGAAATATGGTGGTGAAGGTCATCAACGGGGTGCCAATTCGAATTAAGGATATCGGACACGTCGATGATTCTTTTCAGGAACAAACCGAGGTAGTGAGGGTCAACGGCCAGCACGGCGTTGTACTTAGGGTCTTGAAGTCTCCCGACGCAAACACTGTTGATGTCGTCGACGAAGTGGTAAAAGGCATACCGAGACTTCAAGGCGTTCCGCCGTCCGTCAAGTCATCTCTCGCGTTTGACCAGAGCCAATATATCAGGCAGTCAATTGACAGTCTTCAGCGGGAAGCCGCCATGGGCGCATTACTCGCCGTAATAGTAATTCTCCTCTTCCTCCGAAATGTGAGAAGTGCGATTGTAATCTTCGTCGCAATACCGCTTTCAATACTAGTTACGTTCATCTACTTCAGATTTAGCTCAACGACCTTGAATATCATGACGCTAGGCGGATTGGCACTAGGGGTCGGCAGACTGGTCGACGACTCAATCGTCGAGCTCGAGAACATAACACGGCACTACAATCTGATGGCCAAGGCGAACGTGAGCAGAATGCAGGCCACACTTGATGCTGCCCTTGAAGTGGCGGGACCCATCTTCATCTCGACTCTTACGACAGTGATCGTTTTCTTGCCTGTAATTTTCCTGAGCGGCGTCGCAAAATTACTTTTCCTTCCGTTGGTCCTAACAATTACCGTCGCACTCTTTGGTTCGTTCTTCGTATCACGAACGGTAACTCCTCTCCTCTGTTACCGCATCATCCAACCGGAAAGAGAAATCGACCCGAATTCAACCAGATATATCGACAGGCTGAGATTAAGTTCGAAGAATTTCTTCGAAGAGGTGGACAACACTTACCAGCAAATAATCCGATACGCACTGAGGCATAAGGGTTACGTCGTCTCCGGCATCGCGGGCTTCGCAATTCTATCGTTTGGATTGTTTATGTTAGTCGGAACGGAGTTTTTCCCGGATAGCGACGAGAGCCAATTCAGCATTTCAGTCAAACTTCCGGTCGGCACTCGAATCGAGGAAACAGAAAAGTATGTCACCAGAGTTGAGAATGTTATCAGGCAGAACGTTCCGGAAGTAAAAACATTAATCGCAGATTTAGGAATTCCGAGCCAGAAAAGCGGTAGCCTGTTCAGCTCGAACCCTGGCACGTATGCTGCAAACGTCCAGGTTCAGTTGATCGACCCGACGAAGAGAGATCGCACCGAAGCGGAAATCATAAACGCGCTAAGGCCCAGATTGTTGGCGATGGCCGGAGCCCGGATGTATGTCACGCCTGGCGGGTTTCTGCATTTTCTGTTGAACTTTGGCTCGGCAGCTCCGATCGATGTCGAGATAATGGGATTCGATATACCGACGGCTTCTCGTCTTGCCCAGCAGGTATCCAACATGGTACGCTCGACTCCAGGCGCGGTGGATGTTCAGATAAGCCAGGATCCTAATCTTCCACAATTACGAGTGATCGTCGATAGAGACAAGGCGGGCGCATTAGGTGTGAACGTCGGCGACGTTGCGAATACGGTTGCAACCGCGATCGATGGATCTGTCGCTTCCCTCTATCAGGATCCTCAAAACGGAAACAGCTATAACATTCTTGTCCGACTTGATGAAAGTGACCGCAACAGGATTGACGACATCCGTCGTCTGACCGTTAACAGTACATCGGGACAACTGGTTACACTTGGAAATATCGCAAACGTCGTGATGTCAAATTCCCCAGTCGAGATAGACAGAAAGTATCAACAACGTATAATCGATGTGACTGCAAATGTTGCGGGCAGAGATCTGGGAAGCGTTTCCGCCGACATCCAGAAGAAACTTAACACGCTGGCCGTGCCGTCCGGATTCCAAATTGTACAGGGCGGAAATATCGAACAGCAGAACAGTACGTTTAAATCTCTGGGCCTTGCCCTTATGCTGGCCATAATAATGGTCTACATGGTGATGGCTTCTCAATTCCAATCGCTTATTGATCCGTTCATAATAATGTTCACTATACCACTTGGAATTGCCGGAGTTGTATGGGCGCTGTTCCTGACCAACACCACACTCTCGGTCACGTCTTTTGAGGGAGTGATCGTGATGGTCGGGATAGTCGTCTCGAATGGAATATTGCTGATCGACTATATCAACCGCTTGAGAAAAAGAGGATTTGAATTGCACGAGGCTGTGATGACCGGTGGTAGAACACGACTCCGCCCGATCTTAATGACTTCCCTGGCGACCGTGTTCGGCTTGATTCCGATGGCGATTGGAGTGGGCGGCGAAAAATCACAAGCCCCGCTTGCGATTGCGGTCATTGGCGGACTTACTGCTTCAACATTTCTCACTTTGATTTTCGTGCCAGCTCTCTACACAATATTCGAAGAGAAGTTCAAGAGAGAGTTGAAGGGACAACAGGAGGGATAG
- a CDS encoding nucleoside deaminase has protein sequence MKRRIPILLATIFVAVCAIYFYLRPDLLFPARTISGEVQNVLIALGDSAIASGDVPISAVILYGDRIVGEGYNTVVRNGNAAGHAEINAISSAIRQIGFESFEKLDRDSLELVSTYEPCPMCRDAIALYRIKRVQFLKEKSIRYRLEEEMSTLVYRFRERKAVPDSIQDYLFRRHPGFAKQKL, from the coding sequence ATGAAGAGAAGAATTCCGATTTTGCTTGCGACTATTTTTGTAGCAGTCTGTGCAATTTACTTTTATTTAAGACCGGATCTTCTCTTTCCGGCGAGGACGATAAGCGGAGAAGTTCAAAATGTCCTAATTGCACTCGGTGATTCAGCCATCGCTTCGGGGGATGTCCCGATATCCGCGGTGATTCTGTACGGAGACAGAATTGTGGGAGAGGGGTATAACACGGTGGTCAGGAACGGGAACGCTGCAGGTCATGCTGAGATAAATGCGATTAGTTCTGCGATCAGGCAAATCGGTTTCGAGTCGTTTGAAAAGCTCGACAGGGATTCGCTCGAACTGGTTTCCACTTACGAACCGTGCCCGATGTGCAGAGACGCAATCGCCCTGTACAGGATAAAACGTGTGCAATTTCTTAAGGAGAAGTCGATAAGATATCGACTGGAAGAAGAGATGTCAACCCTGGTTTACAGATTTCGCGAGCGAAAGGCTGTCCCCGATTCAATTCAGGACTATCTCTTCAGGAGACATCCCGGCTTTGCGAAGCAGAAACTTTAA
- a CDS encoding methyltransferase domain-containing protein — protein MDKGVEDILNAAEVAAALERYAFDYRENLYSPHFLRARKTVLDYFLSILGSGSRVLDINCGTGIDTVEIARHGHVVRGIDISSTMVAFANESIHNSGLTDRAEANVGDYRNVRFADMKFDAVISNFGGINFSESVSPVFANMGMDIRPGGIFLINSVTHFCLLEFLIFLSKGQFSKATRRVAGGNARIGGKNVQLFYHTMSSFRNAAAENGFQLIDSFGLNILAPPLWADDFFTRHSDLSALLEHADSKIRRWPVLRASGDFMVLVFQKH, from the coding sequence ATCGATAAGGGCGTTGAAGACATCCTGAACGCTGCAGAGGTTGCTGCTGCTCTTGAGCGTTATGCATTTGACTATAGGGAGAATCTCTATTCGCCCCACTTCCTTCGCGCAAGGAAAACCGTCTTAGATTATTTCCTTTCAATTCTAGGAAGCGGAAGCAGAGTTCTCGACATCAACTGTGGGACCGGCATCGATACTGTCGAGATTGCCCGCCACGGGCATGTTGTTCGGGGAATAGATATTTCCTCGACAATGGTCGCATTTGCGAACGAGTCAATTCACAATTCAGGACTAACAGACAGGGCAGAGGCCAATGTGGGGGATTATCGAAATGTTCGGTTTGCCGATATGAAATTCGACGCAGTTATCTCCAACTTCGGAGGAATAAACTTCTCGGAATCGGTTTCTCCGGTATTCGCAAATATGGGAATGGACATTCGGCCGGGAGGAATCTTTTTGATAAATTCAGTGACGCACTTTTGTCTCCTCGAATTTTTAATATTCCTGTCAAAGGGGCAATTCTCGAAAGCGACTCGGCGGGTTGCAGGAGGTAACGCGAGGATAGGGGGAAAAAATGTTCAACTGTTTTATCACACGATGTCATCGTTTAGAAATGCGGCAGCGGAGAACGGTTTTCAACTGATCGACTCTTTCGGATTGAACATACTTGCTCCCCCTCTATGGGCAGATGATTTCTTCACGCGCCACTCCGATCTCAGTGCGCTGCTTGAACACGCCGACTCTAAGATCAGGCGATGGCCAGTCCTTAGAGCATCAGGAGATTTCATGGTCCTTGTCTTCCAGAAACATTGA
- a CDS encoding radical SAM protein, with the protein MAEVLLTHSYFLRFDRKQSKTNQPYPPLATLYAASVLREGGIEVALFDSMLAQSENELIDAIRMHSPKVVAIYDDSFNYLTKMCLGRMRIAAFRMIKIAKQAGCIVAVSTSDSADHVAEYLDRGADFIILGEGERTLLELCDSILGRSNGSFDEIDGLSFQFDNEVVRTKPRRTVANLDELPMPAWDLADIQSYRKCWSSGYFSMNIVTTRGCPYGCNWCAKPVYGRVYNSRSPAKVVAELSFLFRKFAPDHIWFCDDIFGLKGGWLEEFRREVDCAGLKFRYKCLSRPDLLLKDNSFDALAASGCETVWIGAESGSQKILDSMEKGTTVDQIRLATRQLKWRGIRVGYFLQFGFPGESFADVNDTLKMVKQEMPDEIGISVSYPLPSTKFHAMVKNRLGEKQNWFDSDDIALLFPGEFRPAFYRILHKVVHRLHRIRRIVSGSEKWKPRSIAALAYGMLSLPVYLIGLQLMRRRNPNRISLGLQEPNSRSGGEPESIRALKTS; encoded by the coding sequence ATGGCTGAAGTACTTTTGACACATTCGTATTTCTTGCGGTTCGATAGAAAGCAGAGTAAGACAAACCAACCCTACCCTCCTCTGGCCACTCTTTACGCTGCAAGTGTGCTGAGGGAAGGCGGTATTGAGGTAGCTCTTTTCGATTCAATGCTTGCGCAATCGGAAAATGAGTTGATCGACGCTATCCGAATGCATTCTCCGAAGGTTGTCGCGATATATGACGACAGCTTCAACTATTTGACCAAGATGTGTCTCGGCAGAATGCGAATTGCCGCCTTCAGGATGATCAAGATTGCGAAACAAGCGGGATGCATCGTCGCAGTCTCGACTTCGGATTCGGCCGACCATGTTGCAGAATATCTCGACCGGGGTGCTGATTTCATAATATTGGGAGAAGGTGAACGCACGCTGCTGGAACTGTGCGACAGCATTCTCGGAAGGTCGAATGGGAGCTTCGATGAAATAGATGGCCTGTCATTTCAATTTGATAATGAAGTTGTGCGAACGAAGCCGCGTCGTACAGTTGCGAACCTAGATGAACTCCCAATGCCCGCTTGGGACCTTGCGGATATTCAGTCTTACCGTAAGTGCTGGTCGTCCGGCTATTTTTCAATGAATATCGTGACGACGCGCGGCTGCCCATATGGATGTAACTGGTGTGCTAAACCCGTTTATGGACGAGTGTACAATTCGAGATCTCCGGCAAAGGTTGTTGCTGAGTTAAGCTTTCTTTTTCGGAAATTCGCTCCCGACCATATTTGGTTCTGCGACGATATTTTCGGATTGAAGGGAGGTTGGCTGGAAGAATTCAGACGCGAGGTCGATTGTGCCGGATTGAAATTCCGATACAAGTGCCTCTCAAGGCCCGATCTGCTCCTGAAAGACAACAGCTTCGACGCGCTTGCGGCATCCGGCTGCGAAACTGTGTGGATAGGTGCCGAAAGCGGTTCACAGAAGATCCTCGACTCGATGGAGAAAGGAACTACTGTTGACCAGATCAGACTCGCAACTCGCCAGCTGAAGTGGCGGGGAATCAGGGTCGGGTATTTTCTTCAATTTGGATTTCCGGGGGAATCGTTTGCTGATGTAAATGATACACTTAAAATGGTAAAGCAGGAAATGCCCGACGAGATTGGGATTTCGGTTTCGTATCCTTTACCGAGCACCAAATTTCATGCGATGGTTAAGAATCGTCTGGGCGAAAAACAAAATTGGTTCGACAGCGACGACATCGCGCTTCTATTTCCCGGAGAATTCCGCCCTGCTTTTTACCGGATCCTGCACAAGGTGGTTCACAGGCTCCACCGGATCCGCCGCATAGTGAGTGGGTCTGAAAAATGGAAGCCGAGATCTATCGCAGCTCTGGCGTATGGTATGTTGTCTCTACCGGTTTATCTCATCGGACTCCAACTGATGAGAAGGAGAAATCCGAATCGGATTTCTCTCGGATTACAGGAACCCAATAGCCGTTCGGGAGGAGAACCGGAATCGATAAGGGCGTTGAAGACATCCTGA
- the kbl gene encoding glycine C-acetyltransferase has protein sequence MYGKFQEYLRDQLNSIRDGGMYKEERIIASAQGPVIRLKDGREVLNFCANNYLGLSSHPKVVEAAKRGLDRRGYGLSSVRFICGTQDIHKELEQKISGFLKMEDTILYAACFDANGGIFEPLLTEQDAIISDELNHASIIDGIRGSKAARYRYRHADMTDLEDKLKESSQSRFKMVATDGVFSMDGDIAKLDQICNLAEKYGALVMVDDSHATGFVGKTGRGSIEYKGVMGRVDLVTSTLGKAAGGASGGFTSGRREVIEYLRQRSRPYLFSNTLPPPIVSAAIAVFDLLESTTALRDKLEQNTKYFREAMTQRGFDIKPGEHPIVPIMLYEAKLATAFANDLLDEGIYVIGFSFPVVPKDHARIRVQLSAAHTKEHLDKAIEAFTRIGRKRGTIKP, from the coding sequence ATGTACGGAAAGTTTCAGGAATACTTGAGGGATCAGCTAAATTCAATTCGTGATGGGGGTATGTACAAGGAAGAACGTATAATCGCTTCCGCACAGGGGCCCGTGATCCGGCTGAAAGATGGGCGTGAAGTATTGAACTTCTGTGCCAATAACTATCTCGGTCTTTCAAGCCATCCAAAGGTAGTAGAAGCCGCAAAACGCGGACTCGACCGGCGGGGGTACGGATTGTCCTCCGTGAGATTCATATGTGGCACACAAGACATCCATAAGGAACTTGAGCAGAAAATTTCAGGCTTCCTCAAAATGGAGGACACAATTCTCTATGCCGCGTGTTTTGACGCGAACGGCGGAATTTTCGAACCGCTCCTCACGGAGCAAGATGCGATAATATCGGACGAGCTCAATCATGCGAGCATCATCGACGGGATTCGGGGTTCTAAGGCCGCAAGGTATCGGTATAGGCACGCTGACATGACCGACCTCGAAGATAAGCTGAAGGAGTCCTCACAATCCCGGTTCAAGATGGTGGCAACAGACGGCGTCTTCTCGATGGACGGTGACATTGCAAAGCTTGACCAGATATGTAACCTTGCCGAGAAGTATGGTGCGTTAGTTATGGTGGATGACTCCCACGCGACCGGGTTTGTTGGAAAGACCGGGCGTGGAAGCATCGAATACAAAGGGGTGATGGGGAGAGTCGACCTTGTAACTAGCACCCTCGGCAAAGCCGCGGGCGGAGCTTCCGGAGGCTTTACAAGCGGCAGGAGAGAGGTTATAGAATACCTTAGGCAAAGATCCCGACCCTATCTGTTTTCTAACACATTACCACCCCCGATCGTAAGTGCAGCGATAGCAGTCTTTGATCTTCTTGAGTCCACTACGGCGCTGCGCGACAAGCTAGAGCAGAATACAAAATACTTCCGTGAGGCGATGACGCAACGTGGATTTGACATCAAGCCCGGCGAACATCCTATAGTACCGATCATGCTTTATGAGGCGAAGCTGGCTACAGCGTTCGCGAATGACCTACTCGATGAAGGAATTTACGTTATCGGCTTCTCATTTCCGGTAGTGCCGAAGGACCACGCAAGAATCCGTGTTCAGTTATCGGCGGCACACACCAAAGAGCATCTCGACAAGGCAATCGAAGCGTTTACTCGTATCGGGAGGAAGCGCGGAACAATAAAGCCCTGA
- a CDS encoding deoxyribonuclease IV, with amino-acid sequence MKPVKIDKHILLGAHMSTAGGLYTAFERADAVGCTAIQIFTKNSNQWKDPELSVDDIKKYLDARNKSKVGIVVSHDSYLINLCAADESILARSRYSFTKEIMRCHALGIDYLVFHPGAHTTRERKEGILLVSESLNEAHESTRNFKVMTLIETTAGQGTTVGSSFEEIAEMISHIKDVSRVGVCLDTCHIFASGYDIRTRETYRATMDKFGEIIGFDKLHAIHLNDAKKPLGSRVDRHEHIGKGEIGKTAFGFIMNDKRFSRIPKLLETPKGEDGYTFDIKNIKTLLSLVK; translated from the coding sequence ATGAAACCTGTTAAAATTGATAAGCACATTCTGCTCGGTGCGCATATGTCGACGGCCGGTGGCTTGTACACCGCCTTTGAAAGGGCAGATGCGGTGGGTTGCACTGCAATTCAGATATTCACCAAGAACTCTAATCAGTGGAAAGATCCTGAGCTGTCGGTTGATGACATCAAAAAATACCTCGACGCAAGGAATAAGTCAAAAGTTGGGATAGTCGTTTCGCATGATTCATATTTGATAAACCTGTGCGCTGCGGATGAGTCGATACTCGCCAGATCACGTTATTCGTTCACAAAAGAAATCATGCGGTGTCATGCGCTCGGCATCGACTACCTGGTTTTTCATCCTGGCGCTCACACGACCAGAGAGAGGAAAGAGGGCATCTTGCTGGTCTCGGAGTCGCTTAACGAGGCACACGAGTCGACCAGGAACTTTAAGGTGATGACTCTGATCGAGACCACGGCGGGACAAGGGACCACGGTAGGAAGCTCATTCGAGGAAATAGCCGAGATGATTTCCCACATCAAGGATGTCTCGAGAGTCGGAGTCTGTCTCGATACCTGCCATATTTTTGCTTCTGGATATGACATTCGCACACGCGAAACTTACCGCGCGACCATGGATAAGTTTGGCGAGATTATCGGATTTGACAAGCTCCACGCAATCCATCTTAACGACGCCAAGAAACCCCTTGGATCAAGAGTTGATAGACATGAGCATATCGGGAAGGGGGAAATTGGAAAGACGGCATTTGGTTTTATCATGAACGACAAGCGCTTCTCGAGAATCCCGAAGCTCCTCGAAACTCCTAAGGGTGAGGACGGGTACACATTCGACATAAAGAACATTAAGACCCTTTTGTCGCTGGTCAAGTAA
- a CDS encoding anhydro-N-acetylmuramic acid kinase: protein MKLLERLAKKRLKLAVGLMSGTSADGIDAALVRIEGRGVKTKVRLIDFLTEPYPNGLREMILRNSQQHTGDVAEISQLNFLIATLSSELVKKLLSHSGVKRERIDFIGSHGHTIHHIPRPVDFFGHKVSSTLQIGDPSVIAKLTGVITVGDFRVGDVAVGGEGAPLVPFFDYIFFRSSSVTRGLLNIGGIANITHLPRRCDTDDVVAFDTGPGNMIIDQLTKMFYGTPFDDGGKIASSGRVHESVMEYLSADDFISAPPPKSTGRERYGTEFVSRLVSKFNQQAPADMIASATDFTARSVYTNYERFLRKNGKIKELYVSGGGAHNPFMLASLERYFANTKVQTAEKIGMSSDAKEAICFAVLANETLSGNPANLPRVTGATRKTVLGKICLP from the coding sequence ATGAAACTACTTGAAAGACTGGCTAAGAAACGATTAAAGCTCGCCGTCGGTCTGATGAGTGGAACAAGTGCGGACGGGATCGACGCGGCGCTTGTCAGGATCGAGGGACGCGGTGTCAAAACAAAGGTCCGGCTCATTGACTTCCTCACCGAGCCTTATCCGAATGGATTAAGGGAGATGATTCTTCGAAATTCGCAGCAGCACACGGGAGATGTCGCCGAGATCTCGCAACTGAATTTCCTGATTGCCACACTTTCATCCGAACTAGTGAAAAAACTCCTAAGTCATTCCGGTGTGAAACGGGAAAGGATCGACTTCATCGGATCCCACGGTCACACAATCCATCACATTCCGAGGCCCGTGGATTTCTTCGGTCATAAGGTATCTTCCACGCTTCAGATAGGCGACCCGTCTGTCATCGCTAAACTTACGGGAGTTATCACTGTGGGCGACTTCCGGGTCGGGGACGTCGCGGTAGGAGGTGAAGGTGCCCCGCTTGTTCCTTTCTTTGATTATATCTTCTTTCGCTCGTCGAGTGTGACGCGCGGCCTCCTAAACATCGGAGGCATCGCGAATATTACTCACCTTCCACGGCGCTGTGACACGGACGACGTCGTCGCATTTGACACCGGTCCCGGAAATATGATCATCGATCAGCTCACCAAAATGTTTTACGGAACTCCATTTGATGACGGCGGGAAAATCGCGTCCAGCGGTCGTGTACATGAGAGCGTCATGGAATATCTTTCGGCGGATGACTTCATCAGTGCACCGCCGCCCAAATCCACGGGTCGTGAAAGGTATGGAACGGAATTTGTGTCGCGACTGGTTTCGAAGTTCAATCAACAGGCGCCCGCAGATATGATTGCGTCAGCAACTGATTTTACCGCCAGATCAGTTTACACAAACTATGAAAGATTCTTGCGCAAGAACGGGAAGATCAAGGAGCTTTATGTTAGCGGAGGTGGGGCGCACAACCCGTTCATGCTCGCGTCACTGGAACGATATTTCGCAAATACGAAGGTGCAGACCGCGGAGAAGATCGGAATGTCCTCAGATGCGAAGGAGGCAATTTGTTTTGCGGTGCTGGCGAACGAAACGCTCTCAGGAAACCCCGCAAATCTTCCTCGAGTAACTGGAGCGACGAGGAAAACAGTTCTTGGGAAAATCTGTCTTCCCTGA